In Agrobacterium tumefaciens, a single genomic region encodes these proteins:
- a CDS encoding OmpA family protein, whose amino-acid sequence MIKKIAIVALCGTYLSACTTTDPYTGEQKMSNTAGGAGIGAVVGALGGLAVGGSPVGRRNAALIGAGIGALAGGAIGNYMDGQEAELRAQLQGTGVSVSRRGDSIVLNMPSNITFATDQDQVIPPFYQTLDSVAIVLNKFNRTLIDINGHTDSTGSLQHNQALSERRAASVANYLGARGVDQRRISTLGFGPSQPIASNATSDGRAQNRRVEVLISPLKG is encoded by the coding sequence ATGATCAAAAAAATCGCGATCGTCGCCCTTTGCGGCACCTATCTTTCCGCCTGCACCACCACCGATCCCTATACGGGCGAGCAGAAGATGTCGAACACGGCGGGCGGTGCCGGCATCGGCGCTGTCGTTGGTGCTCTCGGTGGTCTGGCTGTCGGCGGCTCGCCGGTTGGTCGCCGTAACGCCGCCCTTATCGGTGCGGGCATTGGTGCTCTCGCTGGCGGCGCCATCGGCAACTACATGGACGGACAGGAAGCCGAGCTTCGCGCCCAGCTTCAGGGAACCGGTGTTTCCGTTAGCCGTCGTGGCGACAGCATCGTTCTCAACATGCCGTCGAACATCACCTTTGCCACGGATCAGGATCAGGTCATTCCGCCGTTCTACCAGACGCTCGATTCCGTCGCCATCGTGCTGAACAAATTCAACCGCACGCTGATCGACATCAACGGCCACACCGATTCCACCGGCAGCCTGCAGCACAACCAGGCGCTTTCCGAGCGTCGTGCGGCCTCTGTTGCAAACTATCTCGGTGCACGCGGCGTCGATCAGCGCCGTATTTCGACGCTCGGCTTTGGCCCGTCTCAGCCGATCGCCTCGAATGCCACGTCGGATGGCCGCGCCCAGAACCGCCGCGTCGAAGTGCTGATTTCGCCGCTCAAGGGCTGA
- a CDS encoding DeoR/GlpR family DNA-binding transcription regulator, with the protein MSDHFVSERQALILAQLRQSGRVLAQDLAQNFGVSEDTVRRDLREMAARGECLRVYGGALLSDSTTVPLKTRIAEDTDRKAVLARAVVPLIEPGMVVFIDAGSTNLAIARAIPAGLNLTVVTNTPAIAAELTGRADIGLVLIGGKVDPAVGAAIDAMALRQLELMRPDLCVLGVCGVAAETGLSADVFEDAVFKRLACSASQRVIAAITTEKLGHKAAFHVHDFSPPLCLVLERDADRILVESLSAKGVDVHCGEDDAAPFSHGRV; encoded by the coding sequence ATGAGTGATCATTTCGTCAGTGAGCGGCAGGCGCTGATCCTTGCGCAGTTGCGGCAAAGCGGCCGTGTGCTGGCGCAGGATCTGGCTCAGAATTTCGGCGTCTCCGAAGATACGGTACGCCGCGACCTGCGCGAGATGGCGGCGCGTGGGGAATGCCTGCGCGTTTATGGCGGAGCGCTGCTTTCCGATAGCACGACAGTGCCGCTCAAAACGCGGATTGCCGAGGATACCGACCGCAAGGCCGTGCTGGCGCGTGCTGTCGTTCCGCTCATTGAACCGGGCATGGTGGTTTTCATCGATGCCGGCTCCACCAATCTCGCCATTGCACGAGCGATCCCGGCCGGCCTCAATCTGACGGTGGTGACGAATACGCCCGCCATTGCCGCCGAGTTGACGGGCCGGGCCGATATCGGTCTGGTGCTGATTGGCGGAAAGGTCGATCCGGCCGTCGGTGCGGCGATCGATGCCATGGCTCTTCGGCAGCTTGAATTGATGCGGCCCGATCTGTGCGTGCTCGGTGTTTGCGGTGTTGCAGCCGAGACGGGCCTTTCGGCGGATGTTTTCGAGGATGCGGTGTTCAAGCGCCTTGCCTGTAGTGCCAGCCAGCGGGTCATCGCCGCCATCACCACGGAAAAGCTCGGCCATAAGGCCGCTTTCCACGTCCATGATTTTTCCCCACCGCTTTGCCTTGTGCTGGAACGGGATGCCGACCGTATATTGGTCGAGTCGCTGTCGGCAAAAGGCGTAGATGTTCATTGCGGCGAAGATGACGCTGCCCCGTTTTCTCATGGTCGAGTCTGA
- a CDS encoding MFS transporter, whose product MNGPTTFSPTGTRSSYLTRHRLGVSLLFLMNGFMMGSWAPKIPEFAARLSLSESALGLIILVFGIGSLVFMPIAGSQIARFGSRTVSLVTAAIFLPTLLFISWAGTIWAGVIAVFLFGGLTGAMDVAMNANAVAVERDMRRAIMSSCHAFWSLGGLIGAGLGGYLITAIGVQGHAIALTVIALVLLVIAWPRVLADRPHPETERPKGGLPLTPLPWIIGLMALFSMIPEGAILDWGALYLRNELGASVSQSGFAFAAFSMTMAAMRFAGDLVRDKFGAVNTLRFCSVMSITGLLIAGLAGNSTFVIIGFAIAGIGISNMVPIAFSAAGNMPGLAPGIGLSVVTTMGYSGILVAPSAIGFIAEHTGLASVFIALPLLHVVVLLLSRLARHADGAGKE is encoded by the coding sequence ATGAATGGCCCCACGACATTTTCGCCGACAGGCACACGCTCATCCTATCTGACGCGGCACAGACTTGGCGTCTCGCTGCTGTTTTTGATGAATGGCTTCATGATGGGATCATGGGCGCCCAAGATCCCGGAATTTGCCGCACGCCTGTCGCTCAGCGAAAGTGCTCTCGGCCTGATCATTCTGGTTTTTGGTATCGGCTCGCTGGTTTTCATGCCGATTGCCGGATCGCAGATCGCCCGTTTCGGCTCGCGTACGGTGAGCCTCGTCACCGCCGCGATCTTTCTGCCGACGCTGCTTTTCATTTCCTGGGCCGGCACCATCTGGGCGGGGGTGATTGCGGTTTTCCTGTTCGGCGGGCTGACAGGGGCGATGGATGTCGCCATGAACGCCAATGCCGTGGCGGTGGAGCGCGATATGCGCCGAGCAATCATGTCGTCCTGCCATGCCTTCTGGAGCCTTGGTGGTCTCATCGGGGCTGGTCTCGGCGGTTATCTCATCACGGCTATCGGCGTGCAGGGGCATGCCATTGCACTCACCGTCATCGCACTCGTGCTTCTGGTCATCGCATGGCCGCGGGTTCTGGCGGATCGTCCGCATCCGGAAACTGAGCGCCCGAAAGGTGGCTTGCCGCTGACGCCGCTGCCCTGGATCATCGGCCTGATGGCCCTGTTCTCGATGATCCCGGAAGGCGCGATCCTCGATTGGGGTGCGCTTTATCTGCGCAATGAACTCGGCGCTTCCGTATCGCAGTCCGGTTTTGCCTTCGCGGCCTTTTCCATGACCATGGCGGCGATGCGGTTTGCCGGCGACCTAGTGCGTGACAAGTTCGGCGCGGTCAACACTCTGCGGTTCTGCTCGGTCATGTCGATCACCGGTCTGTTGATTGCCGGCCTCGCCGGCAATTCGACTTTCGTGATTATCGGCTTTGCCATTGCCGGCATCGGCATTTCCAACATGGTGCCCATCGCTTTTTCGGCGGCGGGCAACATGCCGGGACTGGCGCCGGGGATCGGGCTCTCCGTCGTCACCACCATGGGATACTCCGGCATTCTTGTGGCTCCTTCCGCCATCGGCTTCATTGCCGAACATACGGGTCTCGCGAGCGTTTTCATCGCTCTGCCGTTGCTGCATGTGGTGGTTCTGCTGCTTTCGCGGCTCGCCCGTCATGCGGATGGTGCGGGCAAGGAATAG
- the ispG gene encoding flavodoxin-dependent (E)-4-hydroxy-3-methylbut-2-enyl-diphosphate synthase produces MTSHADYDPKPRRASVAVDVGGVIVGGGAPVVVQSMTNTDTADIDATVSQVAALFRAGSEMVRITVDRDESAAAVPKIRERLLLLGMDVPLIGDFHYIGHKLLADHPACAEALAKYRINPGNVGFKDKKDKQFGEIVEMAIRYDKPVRIGVNWGSLDQELLTTLMDRNKEQGFPLSARQVTREAIVQSALISAELAEEIGLPRNRIILSAKVSQVQDLIAVYSMLSERSNHALHLGLTEAGMGSKGIVASSAAMGYVLQHGIGDTIRVSLTPEPNGDRTREVQVAQELLQVMGFRQFIPVVAACPGCGRTTSTVFQELAQNIQNDIRKNMPIWREKYPGVEALNVAVMGCIVNGPGESKHADIGISLPGTGESPAAPVFIDGEKALTLRGPNIAGDFEALVADYIEKRFGRKDAAE; encoded by the coding sequence ATGACGTCACATGCCGATTACGACCCGAAGCCCCGCCGTGCATCCGTCGCCGTAGACGTCGGTGGCGTCATCGTGGGGGGCGGTGCGCCCGTCGTCGTGCAGTCGATGACCAATACCGACACGGCGGATATTGACGCCACCGTCAGCCAAGTGGCTGCACTCTTCCGGGCCGGTTCGGAAATGGTGCGTATTACCGTCGATCGCGACGAGAGCGCTGCCGCCGTGCCGAAAATCCGCGAGCGGTTGCTGCTTCTTGGCATGGATGTGCCGCTGATCGGTGATTTCCACTATATCGGCCACAAGCTTCTGGCCGATCATCCGGCCTGTGCCGAAGCGCTGGCGAAATATCGCATCAATCCCGGCAATGTCGGTTTCAAGGACAAGAAAGACAAGCAGTTCGGCGAGATCGTCGAAATGGCGATCCGTTATGACAAGCCTGTTCGTATCGGCGTCAACTGGGGGTCGCTCGATCAGGAACTGCTGACGACGCTGATGGACAGGAACAAGGAGCAGGGTTTTCCGCTCTCCGCCCGTCAGGTCACGCGCGAGGCAATCGTTCAGTCGGCGCTGATTTCCGCCGAACTTGCCGAAGAGATCGGACTGCCGCGCAATCGCATCATTCTGTCTGCCAAAGTCAGCCAGGTTCAGGACCTGATTGCCGTTTATTCGATGTTGTCGGAACGATCCAACCATGCTCTGCATCTGGGCCTGACCGAGGCGGGCATGGGCTCGAAAGGCATCGTCGCTTCGTCCGCCGCCATGGGTTACGTGTTGCAGCATGGCATTGGCGATACGATCCGCGTTTCGCTGACGCCGGAACCGAATGGCGATCGCACCCGCGAAGTGCAGGTGGCGCAGGAACTGCTTCAGGTCATGGGTTTCCGCCAGTTCATTCCTGTTGTGGCGGCATGTCCCGGCTGCGGGCGGACCACGTCCACTGTGTTTCAGGAACTGGCGCAAAACATCCAGAACGATATTCGCAAGAACATGCCGATCTGGCGTGAGAAATATCCCGGTGTCGAGGCGCTGAATGTTGCCGTCATGGGCTGCATCGTCAACGGCCCCGGCGAAAGCAAACATGCCGATATCGGCATTTCGCTGCCCGGAACCGGCGAAAGCCCGGCTGCACCTGTTTTCATCGACGGGGAAAAGGCGCTCACCCTGCGTGGTCCCAACATTGCCGGTGATTTCGAAGCGCTTGTGGCCGATTACATCGAAAAGCGTTTTGGCCGGAAAGACGCGGCGGAGTAA